The nucleotide window TGGGCGCAGTGAAGATGTACTCCTTGGCATCAGCACCAGCGGCAACGCCAAAAATGTGTTGTACGCAGTGACGACGGCAAAAGCCATCGGAATGCGCACCATTGCGCTGACCGGAAAAGCAGGCGGCGAATTGGCCGGCGCTGTGGATTACCCCATTCAGGCGCCGCACGAGAAAACCAATCGCGTGCAAGAATTGCATCAGAAAATTTATCACACGCTCTGCGCCCTGGTGGAAGCGCACTATTTTCCGGAACGGGAAAATGACGAAAAATAAAGTTAAAACGAGAGACGAATTGCGCGACATCTGCGCTGAATTAAAAAAAAGCAGTAAAAAAATCGGCTTCACTTCTGGCGCCTTTGATTTGCTGCACGCGGGTCATGTGGATTATCTGGAACAAGCGCGCTCAATGTGCGACGTGTTGATTGTTGGCGTCAATTCCGATGAGTCTGTCAAATCCTACAAAGGGGAAAACAGACCGCTCAATTCCGAATCTCACCGCGCGCGCGTCGTGGCTGCGCTGCAATGCGTGGATTTTGTTTTCATTTTCAATGAGCGACGCAACGCTAAAAATATTGAACTTTTGCAGCCTGATTTTTATTTCAAAGCCGGCGATTACAGCGAATCGCAATTAACGTCGAAGGCGATGGTTGAAAAATATGGCGGCAAAGCGGTGCTCATTCCGGTGCGGGAATCGGTTTCCACCACTCAGATCATTCAAAAAATTGCCCACGGCGAGGGTGCCGCAGATAAATTCGTGGAAGAAACCAAGCGCACAGTTCATCTTCAGCGCAAACCTCCGAAAATGTCGCCGGCAATTTTTCTCGACCGGGACGGCACAATCAACAAAGAAGTCGGCTATTTGAGCGATCCGGAAGATTTGGAATTTTTGCCCACCGCACTCGCGGGAATGAAAAAATTCCGCGACATGGGCTACCGGTTGGTAATCGTCACCAATCAGGGAGGCATCGGCCTGGGCTATTTCACAAAAAATGATTTTTATCGCGTGAACAAAAGAATGCTCACTGAAGTTTCCCGGGCTGGCATTTTGATCGATAAAATTTATTTTTGCCCCCACAGTCTGGCGGAAAATTGTCCCTGCCGCAAGCCAAACACCGGTTTGGTCATGCGCGCGAAAGAGGAGTTGAACATCGATTTGAAAAACAGTTTTTTCATCGGTGACTCGCCCTGGGACATTGAAACCGGCAAAAACAGCGGCATGCGCACGATCTGGATCAGAAACGACAGAACCGCTGATCCCGAAACCTGGGATGTAAAACCTGACTTCATCGTCGATGATTTGCTCGA belongs to Calditrichota bacterium and includes:
- a CDS encoding HAD-IIIA family hydrolase; the protein is MTKNKVKTRDELRDICAELKKSSKKIGFTSGAFDLLHAGHVDYLEQARSMCDVLIVGVNSDESVKSYKGENRPLNSESHRARVVAALQCVDFVFIFNERRNAKNIELLQPDFYFKAGDYSESQLTSKAMVEKYGGKAVLIPVRESVSTTQIIQKIAHGEGAADKFVEETKRTVHLQRKPPKMSPAIFLDRDGTINKEVGYLSDPEDLEFLPTALAGMKKFRDMGYRLVIVTNQGGIGLGYFTKNDFYRVNKRMLTEVSRAGILIDKIYFCPHSLAENCPCRKPNTGLVMRAKEELNIDLKNSFFIGDSPWDIETGKNSGMRTIWIRNDRTADPETWDVKPDFIVDDLLEAAELVLRLEREKSKF